GTTTCCGCAGCCGCCTTTCGACCGGCTTTGAAGTCCGTACCGTAGTCCCCCAGCTTTCGCGGCGCGTCCGCGTCCGGCAATTTGGATACAGCGTTGACTGGCTCTGTGATCAGTAGCCAGATCCCCAGCAAGACGCCGAGAGAAACGCCGGAGCAACCTGTCATGATAACGGATAGAAGCGTCGGCTCCTTGGGCTTAAGTTTTTTCATACAAACAAGGATTCAAATGGTTAGGAGCGCTTCTCCAGATCGCGAAACGCGTATCCCATAAGGTAGAAATAGAAAATGCCGCCGAAGAAGAACGCGATGGGGATCAGCGGCCAGCCGAGAAGGCAGATGCCGAGATAGGCCAAGGTCGGAACCACGTACTGCACCGCTGCACCCTTGAGCATCAGGCCGAGAGCCTCCACGTTGAAGCAGTCCGCGATATCCTGCTTGACCATGTAGAGATAGAGGGCTGCGCTGAGCAGAGGTCCCACGATGAATACGACCGGGATCAAGGGGATTTGAGCGATCAGCCCGTCAAAGGTGAAATAGGTGCAGGCGGCCACTAGGCCCAGCGGCAGACCGGCGAAGATGAGGCCAATCACCAGAAAGCGGAGGCCATCGAGAAACAGCCCTTTCAGGTCGTCCCATTCCGGCAAGGCCATCTCTCGCCCTCGTTTGCCCATCGCGAACACCTGATACAGATAGCCCAGCACCAGAAAGTTGACGATTGGGATGATGCTGAGGACGGCGCCGATGGCGCACTTCTTCAGCCAGGTGCTATCTGAAAAGACGCGTTTAGATACTTGCTCGATCGTGGGCATTTCGAATGCTGGTGTTAATAATAACGTTTCCAATACGCGCATTTCAAATGGAGTTCAAAGAGAAATTACGGGCATACCAGAGCCAGGTTGAGTCAGCTATAGGCGAATACCTACCCGCTGAGGGCACGCGTCCAAGCCGTATCCACCAAGCCATGCGCTACAGCATGCAAGCCGGCGGAAAGCGCCTAAGGCCCGTATTGGTGCTCAGCGCCGCGGAACTCTTCGCCGGAAAAACGGATCCCACGCCCGCAGCCATCGCCGTCGAGTGCCTGCATACCTATTCCCTCATCCACGACGATCTGCCCTCCATCGACAACGCCGACCTGCGCCGCGGCGCCGCGACCTCCCACAAGCAGTTCGACGAAGCCACCGCAGTGCTGGCGGGCGACGCCTTGCTGACCTACGCCTTTCAGCTCATCGCCCGTCACTACAAAAGCCAGCCTAGCCTGTGCGCAGGCTTGGTCTCGGAGCTCAGCGAAACCGCCGGCAGCGAGCGATTGATCGGCGGCCAGGTCGAGGACATCCTGGGCGAAGGAGCTCCCCTCTCGGAAGACACCTTGAACTTCATCCACCTGAACAAGACCTCCGCCCTCATCGAATGCTGCCTGGTCATGGGCGGCATCATCGGCGAGGCCAGCGACGCTCAGCGGGATACGCTGCGGGCGTTCGGACGAGAAATCGGCATCGCCTTTCAAATCATCGACGACATTCTCGACGCCACCAGCGACGCCGAAACCTTGGGCAAAAACACCGGTTCCGACGCCGAGCTGGAGAAAACGACCTACGTCAAGCTGCACGGCTTGCAGCGGTCGCGCGACATCGCTCATCAGCGCACCCAAAAAGCGATCCAGCTCTGCCAATCTCTGCCCGGGGACACCAGTTTCCTCGTAGGCCTCGCGTCCTACCTGGAAAACCGTATCCGATAGCCCGGATGCCGGCATCGCCTCGCATTTCCTTCGTCTCGGCCCTGCACAACTGCCTGCCGCTCACCCAGGCCATGCTGCGCAGCCTCGAGAACACGGTTTCTCTCGAGGACAAGGAGATCGTGCTGGTGGACGATCGATCCAGCGACGATACACCGGCCTTTCTGGACGACTACCAAAAGCGGCCCAACGTCACCGTGCTGCGAAACGCCCAAAACCTCGGTTTCGCCGCCTCCAACAACCTCGGAGCCGCAGCTTCCAAAGGCGACATCCTGGTCCTGCTCAACAATGACCTGGAGCTGACCCCTGGCTGGCTGGAGCCGATGCTCTCCCTGCTGGAATCGCTGCCTGACGCGGGCGCCGTGGGAAACGTGCAGCGAAACCTGGAAACCGGTCTGGTCGATCACGCGGGCATCTTCTTCGGCTTGGACGGCATGCCGACCCACGCTCACAAAAATCGCCGCAATCCCCCCAAGGGCCCGTGGATCGAGCGCAACGCGGTCACCGCAGCCTGCATGGCCATCCGGAAGCGCGACTTTCAGAGCGTGGGCGGGTTCGACGAAAGCTACCGCAACGGCATGGAGGACGTCGATCTGTGCATGAAACTGCGCCAGGCGGGCCGGCGGCTCTACGTCTCGCTAGAGAGTCGGATCGGACACCACATCAGCGTCTCGCCGGGACGAAACCTGAACAACGAGCGCAATACCGAGATCTTCCGCCTGCGCTGGAGCGAGTTCGCCAAACCTTTTGGCAAAGAAGAGTGGCCGCGCGAATACTTGCGACGCTACGCCCGCTACTGGTGGCGCATGGACCCGCCGCTCGCGGCAAAGGCGCTCTTTTTGCTGTTGTTTCGATAAAGGGAATCGGAATTGCCTTCAAATGCGTACCCATTCGCGCTACCTGCTCCCTTTCCCGTATTCACGCTAGATGATTAGGTCTCTCTTCCAGTCGAAAGCTCGCAACCCGATCCACGAGCGCTGTTCCAGCGACAGTTTCACCCAACTCCGCTCTAAATACGCCCTGTACTACCGCATCGCGGAAAAGCAGAACGGCACTCGCGTCACCGTGGACGGGAAGGATCTGGTGATGCTGGCGAGCAACGAATACCTTGGTCTCTCCCAACATCCAAAAGTCATCGAAGCAGGAAAGACCGCCCTGGAAAAGTGGGGCAGCGGCACCATGGGAGCCCGCTCGGCCAACGGCGGACGCGGCTTCCACCGAGAGCTCGAAGAGGAGCTGGCGGACTTTTTGGGCAAGCAGGCCTGCCACGTCTTTTCCGCCGGCTACCTGGCATGCATGGCGTCCATCACCGGATTCGCCCAGCGCGGAGACTGCGTGCTGGTGGACAAGAACATGCACTCCAGCGTGTGGGACGGCATCCGACTCTCCATGGCCAGCGTGGAACGCTTCTCCCACAACAGCGCCTCCCACCTCGCCAGTTTGCTCGAAGTGCTCGATCCGCAGCAAGCCAAGCTGCTGGCCATAGAGGGAGTCTACTCGATGGAAGGCCACATCGGCGACCTGCCGGCTCTGGTCGATCTGGCGGAGCAGCACCGCTGCTTCGTCAGCCTGGACGATGCCCATGGTCTAGGCGTCCTTGGGGAAAACGGTCGCGGCACGGCGGCCCATTTCGGACTCACGGAGAAGATAGACATCATCTGCGGCAGCCTCTCGAAATCCCTGGCCAGCACCGGCGGATTCGTGGCCGGCGACGCCGAGCTCATCGAATTCATGCGCACCCACAGCAAGCAGTCCATCTTCAGCGCCGCGATCAGTCCCGCCCAAGCGGCTTGCGCTCAAGCGGCCTTGCGCGTGCTGCAGGAGGAGCCCGAGTGGAACCAGCGGCTCTGGGCGAACACCCGTCGCTACAAGGCCCTGCTGGACGAGCTGGGCCTCGACACCTGGCAAAGCGAAACCCCGGCCATCCCCATCGTGCTCGGCACCCGCGAAAAAGCGTACTACTTCTGGAAACGCCTCTGGGAAAAGGGCGTGTTCACCATCATCTCCACCGCCCCAGGCGTTCCTCCCGGCAAGGACCTGGTTCGCACCGCCATCTCGGCGCGACACAGCGAGGAGGATTTCGAAATCATCGAGTCCGCCCTGCGCTACGCCGCCTCCAAAATGTGAAACGGGGGGCGAGCGTCCGGCTACTCGCGCACGCCCACTCGCACCAGCGCTCCTTCGGAGAAACGGCTCTCGTCGAGCTGCAGCTCCAGCGTCTCGTAATACGCCCGCTCCTCATGGACGATCTGCCAGTTCTCGAGGTCCTCGCTCTGGTACAGCTCGTAGATGAAGCCCGGATCGGTATCCACCAACAGGCGCAGACCGCTTCCCGGAACGAGATCGAGATCCACGATGCGAGGAGCCACGTCGCCCACCGTTCGATTCATGCGGTCTCCAAACAAGGCTACCAGCTCCCCATCGGTGACGTCGTAGGGGTCCAGAAAATCCGCGTCCTGATAGGAAGGCGGAATCCAAGGACGCGAAAACCGAAAGTAGTCCACCGACGCCCGCAAGTCGGGAGTCCCCCGCTCGGATGCGGTTTGGTTGTGCTGCAGAGCATCCATATCCTGCGCCGTTTCCCAGTCCGTGTAGGCGATCATGCCGACCTGTACCGTATCGGGCATATCACTACGATAGTAGCGACGATGCACTTCCCAAGCCTCTCCCTCAAGCTGTCGCAAAACGATGAATACATCGCCCACTCTAGCGATCTGCAGCAAGGCGCTTGGGCTTCCGCTATCCAATGACAGATTCGAACTGCTGTTGAACGTGGTCTCCACCTCGAACTGGTACGCGCCCGGATCGTTCGCCATGCCTAGGGAGAGAAAGAGGTAGTTCTCTCGGTTCGGATTCCAGTCGTCAGGCGACGCCATCTCGTCGCGAGGCATCCGCGCCATGATGCCGGCTAGGCTATACAGCGAGCCCGGCGGCCCATCGCCTGCCAGATTTCGTGGTTCCACCTGCATGGTCGCCACGAAGTCGCCTTGCACGTTCTTGTAGACCAAAGCTCCCCGCCAGTCCTGATACCAGGAGCTGGCCCGAGGGACCAGAGTCAGGCGCCCCTCGCGGGTCGATCCGATATCGATGCTCTCCAGCTGGTCAGCTCCCCAGCCTTCGGTTTGATAAACGCGATGCCAATCCGAAAGGCTCGCCGGGTCGTCAAACTCGTCCGAGAGCTTAGTCAGGTCATCCGCGTACGTGGGCGCGATAAACGCGACGCAGGCGGCCGCGAGGGCATTTGGTAACAGCAACTTAAGCACAATGAGCCCCACCTCGACGCCGCCCCCTCGATCCTAAAGCCCCACCTCGGATTAGGAGAGATTACTCCCCGCCGCTCCCTCAATCGCACACTTGCTCCCGCTTGGCGCTAGGTCCTGCAACTCGATTTCCCGCGGGCATCTTCGCGTATGGCACTAGAGAGCCTCCGCGTCCCGGAAAAGGACCAGGGACCAACGAAACGCTCGAGCGGAGGTCGTCGTTTCGCCAGCGAAATCGAACGTTCGCCAGCCGCCTGCGGCCTTAGTGGTCCGCGTTCGCCGGCAGCTGGCTACTGACCTCCGGGCAAATCGTATCCAAAATCTCCCGGGCCGTATCAGACCATTTGGGCAGCAAATCGAACTGGATGCCCTCGTAGAGTTCGACCAGCAAGTGCGGGTTTTCGAACAGACGCTTCAGCTGCTCGGCCATGGCCTCGGGATCTTCGTTGTTGAAAAAGCAGCACCCGCCAAAACGCGACGTCTCGCGAGTCGGTGCGAGCTTGGAGCTCAGCACCGGCAAGCCGCACCAAAGCGATTCCAGCACCGGCAGTCCGCATCCCTCCGCTCGCGACGAAAACAGCATCAGGCTCATGCGTCCCATCAACGCCTTCAGAGCCTCGTCCTCCAAGTGGCCATGCAAACGCACCGGTCGCCCGTTTCGCTCCATGCGCTTGATGCGCTTTTCGATGTCCTTGCCGAAGTACGGATTGGCCCGACCAACCACATGGAGGTTGAACTCCAAGCCCTCGTCCCAAAGCCGATTGCACGCGTCGAGGGCGATATCCTGCCCCTTTCGCTTCTCGATGATCCCAAGCATCAGCACGTCGAACGGCCGGACCAAGGGACGCGAGGAGCGGATCGGATCTGGAAACAGCCCGTTGGCTCCGAGCTGGATCGATTTGACCGATGGAGCGTACTCGTAGCCCAACCACTCCCAGTACTCCTCCAAAACGATTGAGCTGTGGGCGGAAACCGCGAACACCCCATCGAATCGGCTGAGCATCTTCATGTAGCTCGGATGACGCTGCACGCTGTGCGGCCAGGTGAATTCCGGATGGCGCAGCGGGATAGCGTCATGAAAAATCGCATACGAACGGCAGCGTTCCGAACCTAGAAACGCCTCGATGCCAGGACGCTCGAAGTCGCTGAAAAGTTCGGCCGTGAGAAAGACGTCCTCCGGTTCGATGGAAAACTTGGAACCGTAGCTGGGAGCTTTGAAGGTCTGCTTGCGATCGCTCCACACCACCTCCACCAGACGGTCCCCTAAGGCGTTCTTCAACTCCTCCTTCAAACAGTTCGAAACGCGAAGCACTCCCGAATAATGCGACTGCTTGCAGGTCTTGGTTACGTCGAATAGGATTTTCCCGGTCATGTCGTATGGTGTATTGCTGATTGCCTTGATTCGAAACGTGCGACATTTGCCGGAAGTCTCAAGCGGCCGCTTCGAAAAATCACTCAATATTCAGGACCCGCGACAGCTCTTGCAGCAAGCGAGCGGAATTGCGCTTCGCTACGAACTCGCGCTCGACCCAGTCGCGAGCCGATCGCGCCAGTCTATCCCTTAGGGTCCGGTCCACCTGAAGTCGCCGGCACGCCGCTACCCAGCCTTCCGGTTCCGTCACGGGACGGAGCAAACCCGTTCTCTCGTTAGCGATCGCCTCCACCACCCCGGATACGGGCGAAGCGATGACGATCGCCCCTGACGCCATGGCCTCGGGAATCACGTTGGGCAAGCCGTCCCGATCTCCGCTGGCGGCTACCACGCCTGTATGAAACAACAGGTCAGCCCACTCCAACTGACGCATCACCTCCGCCTCGCCAACGCGACCCATCAGAAACACCCGCCCACCGAGTCCCGATTGCTCGATCCAGCCGCGAAGCGAATCCTCCAGCGGACCGTCCCCGATGATGCGCGCCTCGAAGTCGACTCCCGCATCGAGCAAGGCGCGATAGATCGCCACCTGATAGGGAAAGCCCTTTTTCTCCACCAGACGCGCCACGCAGACGATTCGCAACTGAGGCCAGCTAAGGCGCGGCTTTTCGAATGCCGGCAATCGATTCAGGCCTCTTCGTATCAGACGAGCTTTCGCCGGGTCGCATAGCCTGCGTATCCGCTTCCTCGCTACATCGGTGGAGGTGTGCACAAGCGCCGCTCTGGCCAGTTTTTCCTCCAACAGCCAGTCGCCTCCGTGTTCAAAAACGTCATACGCATGCGCACCCGTGGAAAACGGCAGCCCCGTCAGCTCCGCCAGCAGCATCCCGTACGCAGCTGGCCCTCCCGACCAGACGCAGTGGACGCAATCGTAGTTCCGTTTCGACATCGTCCTCGCATCGACCAAAGCCGCGCCGAAGCCGAGCAGGTTCTCGAAGAGATTGAGCAAGGACGCGGGCTGGCAGGCGTTCAATCGCGTCATCAACCGAACCAGCTCTCGCGGCTTCCGAATCCCCCACCAGGGGAGCCATATGAAAAGCGTAAGCAGCGACCACTTGGAGAAGAGACGCACAGGATGCCCCTCGAAGTCGGCTGAGCCCTTGTGCAGCGAGAGGATATCCAACTCCGCGCCAATCTCCAGCAGGGCCCTGACCTCCCGCTGCAGGAAGGTCTCGGAGAACACGGGAAAGCTTGTCGTTACATAGAGGATACGCATCGGGTCCGGACGAAACGGATCAAACTACGCCACCATCACTCGCCGACAACTTTTAAAACCGGGCGTTCCTGGGCGCCAGTTCCTTCGCGAGCCAACTCCACCAAGAGGCGCACCGTATCCCGCGGATCGTCCATGAAGCGCATTTTTGAAAAACGCTTCTTGAGGTCCCTGAACTTGTCAGGAGAGCGATACCAATCTCCAAGCAGCTTCTCCAGATCCTGCGTTTTGGCGATCATCTCCGCGGCGTCGTCCTGCAGAAAGTACTTCACCGTCAGCTTCTCC
The DNA window shown above is from Pelagicoccus sp. SDUM812003 and carries:
- a CDS encoding glycosyltransferase, whose product is MTGKILFDVTKTCKQSHYSGVLRVSNCLKEELKNALGDRLVEVVWSDRKQTFKAPSYGSKFSIEPEDVFLTAELFSDFERPGIEAFLGSERCRSYAIFHDAIPLRHPEFTWPHSVQRHPSYMKMLSRFDGVFAVSAHSSIVLEEYWEWLGYEYAPSVKSIQLGANGLFPDPIRSSRPLVRPFDVLMLGIIEKRKGQDIALDACNRLWDEGLEFNLHVVGRANPYFGKDIEKRIKRMERNGRPVRLHGHLEDEALKALMGRMSLMLFSSRAEGCGLPVLESLWCGLPVLSSKLAPTRETSRFGGCCFFNNEDPEAMAEQLKRLFENPHLLVELYEGIQFDLLPKWSDTAREILDTICPEVSSQLPANADH
- a CDS encoding pyridoxal phosphate-dependent aminotransferase family protein; this translates as MIRSLFQSKARNPIHERCSSDSFTQLRSKYALYYRIAEKQNGTRVTVDGKDLVMLASNEYLGLSQHPKVIEAGKTALEKWGSGTMGARSANGGRGFHRELEEELADFLGKQACHVFSAGYLACMASITGFAQRGDCVLVDKNMHSSVWDGIRLSMASVERFSHNSASHLASLLEVLDPQQAKLLAIEGVYSMEGHIGDLPALVDLAEQHRCFVSLDDAHGLGVLGENGRGTAAHFGLTEKIDIICGSLSKSLASTGGFVAGDAELIEFMRTHSKQSIFSAAISPAQAACAQAALRVLQEEPEWNQRLWANTRRYKALLDELGLDTWQSETPAIPIVLGTREKAYYFWKRLWEKGVFTIISTAPGVPPGKDLVRTAISARHSEEDFEIIESALRYAASKM
- a CDS encoding glycosyltransferase family 2 protein, which encodes MPASPRISFVSALHNCLPLTQAMLRSLENTVSLEDKEIVLVDDRSSDDTPAFLDDYQKRPNVTVLRNAQNLGFAASNNLGAAASKGDILVLLNNDLELTPGWLEPMLSLLESLPDAGAVGNVQRNLETGLVDHAGIFFGLDGMPTHAHKNRRNPPKGPWIERNAVTAACMAIRKRDFQSVGGFDESYRNGMEDVDLCMKLRQAGRRLYVSLESRIGHHISVSPGRNLNNERNTEIFRLRWSEFAKPFGKEEWPREYLRRYARYWWRMDPPLAAKALFLLLFR
- a CDS encoding farnesyl diphosphate synthase — encoded protein: MEFKEKLRAYQSQVESAIGEYLPAEGTRPSRIHQAMRYSMQAGGKRLRPVLVLSAAELFAGKTDPTPAAIAVECLHTYSLIHDDLPSIDNADLRRGAATSHKQFDEATAVLAGDALLTYAFQLIARHYKSQPSLCAGLVSELSETAGSERLIGGQVEDILGEGAPLSEDTLNFIHLNKTSALIECCLVMGGIIGEASDAQRDTLRAFGREIGIAFQIIDDILDATSDAETLGKNTGSDAELEKTTYVKLHGLQRSRDIAHQRTQKAIQLCQSLPGDTSFLVGLASYLENRIR
- a CDS encoding glycosyltransferase — its product is MRILYVTTSFPVFSETFLQREVRALLEIGAELDILSLHKGSADFEGHPVRLFSKWSLLTLFIWLPWWGIRKPRELVRLMTRLNACQPASLLNLFENLLGFGAALVDARTMSKRNYDCVHCVWSGGPAAYGMLLAELTGLPFSTGAHAYDVFEHGGDWLLEEKLARAALVHTSTDVARKRIRRLCDPAKARLIRRGLNRLPAFEKPRLSWPQLRIVCVARLVEKKGFPYQVAIYRALLDAGVDFEARIIGDGPLEDSLRGWIEQSGLGGRVFLMGRVGEAEVMRQLEWADLLFHTGVVAASGDRDGLPNVIPEAMASGAIVIASPVSGVVEAIANERTGLLRPVTEPEGWVAACRRLQVDRTLRDRLARSARDWVEREFVAKRNSARLLQELSRVLNIE
- a CDS encoding DUF4013 domain-containing protein translates to MPTIEQVSKRVFSDSTWLKKCAIGAVLSIIPIVNFLVLGYLYQVFAMGKRGREMALPEWDDLKGLFLDGLRFLVIGLIFAGLPLGLVAACTYFTFDGLIAQIPLIPVVFIVGPLLSAALYLYMVKQDIADCFNVEALGLMLKGAAVQYVVPTLAYLGICLLGWPLIPIAFFFGGIFYFYLMGYAFRDLEKRS